In Bernardetia litoralis DSM 6794, the genomic window AACGAAACCTTGGAAGCCAAAAGCGAACAAGCAGAAGTAGATGTGGCTGTTAGTGAAGCGATACGTATATATAATACGCAGATCCAAAAAGAAAGACGTTTGCAAAAACAAGAAATGATAAAGAAAACAGAAGGGATTCATGATGACTACCTCAAACTCCTCAAACTTCTTATGTCTTTGGCTGACCATTCAGAAGCAGATTATAATTCTCGCAAGGCTAGACAATACTCTAAAGAAGTAATATTTGACTCAGAGCTTCATTTTACAAATAATGCTTTAATACAGCATTTAGTTGGACACAAAGAACTACAAGACCTTTTGATAGGCTCAAATTGGGCAACTTCAACAATAAAAGATTGGTTTAAAATTCTTAGAGAAGAAGAGTTTTATAAAAAATATCTTACTCTAAAAACTCCGACATTTTCAGAGGACAAAGAATTTATGATAACTCTGACAAGAGATTTCATAATGCAAAATGACGTTTTAGATGACTTCTTTGATGAAAATGATATTTATTGGTCAGAAAATCGCAGTGTACTCCGTAATATGCTTCTCAAGACAGTCAAAAATATAGAAGAAGAAAACATAGATAATGAATTGGGTACTAAACCCGTGGAACTTTA contains:
- the nusB gene encoding transcription antitermination factor NusB, which produces MLNRRILRLKAMQALYALEQAQRSNYQLSLDYIHQKFEPNLNSMVIPTAEEVAQKRKLGKELFEANYQNETLEAKSEQAEVDVAVSEAIRIYNTQIQKERRLQKQEMIKKTEGIHDDYLKLLKLLMSLADHSEADYNSRKARQYSKEVIFDSELHFTNNALIQHLVGHKELQDLLIGSNWATSTIKDWFKILREEEFYKKYLTLKTPTFSEDKEFMITLTRDFIMQNDVLDDFFDENDIYWSENRSVLRNMLLKTVKNIEEENIDNELGTKPVELYLLSRNWEDDKEFFEELFQNTVNESLQNEKLIAERLKNWDINRVALTDTLILKMAISEMMHCPSIPVKVSINEYVELAKNYSTPKSKEFVNGILDTVSEYLVNEGQIKKSGRGLLDNQ